aaacgaaatttAACTCGTTttaaaaggttgaaaagaaatttccctattattaatttaaatataattcatgCAAAATATGatggtatttaaaaaaaaaaaaaaaagatatttctaTTTACATTTTCACAAAACTAAGAgcttgatatatatattatctaaaaATCTTGATTTCAGTGCCCCAAATGTGattttaacctaatttaaAACTAGCATGTGCAATGAAAACATCTTCAAGAACTTGCTTACTGATTTAATGTGGCTCAGTTTCACtaattgagttttcttttattattatcattcaaCCCCTTACTTTGTATATCTAATCCTTACTCAAGGTAATACTTTAGGTGCATCCCAAGTAGTACCTAAATTATGGACATTGTAGATTGTGTCATGTATCAAATTTATGGGTAGACAATTTGGTAAAAGGTAAAAGATAAATGTGAAATGAGTATTTTTTGTATGCCACTGTTGGCCAAAACCGTTagccaaaaaaaattgaagaattcattatatataaagcCAATAGTTTGAAGGTTAGTGTAAAAGGTGTAATATGTAGTTGGGTAATTGTTTGAAGAGGCAAAACTAGGCAAATGTTATTATGTTATTAGTGGTAGTGTGAGGTTCCTAGAAACATATATTTAGCAGAAACGAAGAGAGTTtctattttaagaattttggttaaattgaATGTTACATATACAAACATATTGGTCTCTATCAATcaatatattgaagaaaagtATCCTAATTTCGTGGACATTAAAACGTCTTCGTGTCCCAAAACACCCATTTAACAGACGTGCCCaatcaatatatttatgtctttctttaatttttccttttttatctttatttcttattattattttattctttacaaacattttcataaaaggACATtagattgattaattaaacatcaaaatctaaCTAAACATTACCTACTgcacatttcttttttgttttacaacAAACTAtatacaaaacaataatttaagagttcaaaaataatagttatatctaaaatatttaccaatataacaaaatatatagatatcaTTAATAGTGTTCAATGCATATAAAAGTCTATATAGTTATATAgggtatatataattttgtcattGGTGTTAATAAGcttttatcactaataaaattatattaatgatagatttttatcTCTATCATCGATACTCTGTCGTGAATAGATTTTGGACGCTTCAACAATATACGGACTCTAATTATAAGGGGTATCATTTTTTATCTATATGacctatatattttttaatttaataaaaaatttacttgGTTTTGTAAAAccttgtttaaaattaatgaataacAACATATAGAAATTGAGAGATGGAATTAGAGAAGCAAGATAGgacaaataatttagaaaaacaaaataggtaaaaaaaaaagggaagcttaaactttattaataaaaaattagtaaaatagaagaaaaagaaaataaaaagatagaaTTTGAATCCCCACAttcatctaaattttttttttaaaaaaaaaaggttgggGGAAAGCAACACACTATTTGATAAAGATTTTATtctcaaaaactaaattcaatcACCATCTGTTTTTTCctgttatttttttcccttcacttttaaaaaaaaaaatactttccAAACcttaatcaaattcaatttgaaatcaaaagcATATTCAAAAAAGTATAATGTAAAACAAAAGGAtattatcaaaaacaaaataataataataaataaaaataaaaatatcacatCGTTGTCCACTGGACCCTCAGCTAACCAAAGTGAGATTCAATTTCAAGACTTCCTCCatctttcttcaaaaaataaaagaaaaaaacttataactAAATTGGTACTAtgaaatctcaaccattcaaaACAAATCTTCACTATTTCACAAATTAACATTACCATTAATCCACCGAGTCTTTAAATGCAAGTTGCGCCCAAAGTCTTTAATTTTGATCAAAGATAAGTCCTTCCGAGCATTGAGAGACTCAACACCACTGTTCTTGAACAACTTCAAATTGGGTTTCTGCTTCTCGCACTACCACAATATCACACACCTATACACTAAAACAAAGTATACCGTCAATCATCCCAGCTATAGCTTAGTAAATAAAGACACTAATTACTATATCTCAAACATCGATGATAGTAATTGTAAACACccaaataaagaacaaaaagaaaaagttgggATATTGGTGAAATTTTCTTACACAGAAGGTCTTAGATTAGACTCCAAATTTGTAGTGATTAAcgattataattataatgaacAGTCTTAACCCCACTCTAAATTTTTGCAAAATACATAGTAATTAACATAATTAAGTACAGATcacaaacccaaaaaaaaaaagaaaaagaaaaaaaaaaaaactagaagtTGATGTAAGGATCATAAGAAGAGGAGATGAATTGATCTTGATGATCAGAAGgaaaataaacattattattattattgggaTCAAGCTGAGGCAAGAAATTAGGCTCTTCCATTTTAACCACGTCGTTTTGAGGGTAGAGAAGATTATTCATGTTGTTATACTCGCCGCTGGCAATTTGTTCAAAAGGGAAACCGGAATTGGCAGTAGCGGCTGCGGAGACGGCCGCGGAAGAATTAGAATCATAATCGACGAAATTAATCATGGTTTGATGAAGCCAAATCTGGGTTTTCAAGAACTTGACATAATGAATGGCTTCATCAAGCATTGAGACGGTGTCCATTTTAGTGCCGCCGGGAACTAAGCTCTGCAAAATCTTGAACCGGTCGCTGATTCTATGCCGCCGTTCTCTCGCCGCCACGCTTTGCGGGTCCGTCGATAGCTTCACAACCCCTTTGCTCCTCTTCCCGGCTCCGCCGtggttgttgttgttctttttcatcttctcttttccaCCGCCCCCGCCGCCGCCGGAGGATGAACCACATGAACTGGGGTTGCTCGCCGGAAAGTTGTAATCCATTAGAGAGAAACAAAGtgagattcaaattttgggTACATGGAAATGAGGGGtaggtttttaattttattatttatttttgtattagaTCTtctgtgtgtgtgtttgtgtttatatatatataatgaagagaaagaaaaggagagatgTCGTCATGTGAGTCAGCCGATCTCTGCCCTTGGATACGGGTTGTTTAACCCTACAAAACCCTAGATGGGAACCCcctctttttaagaaaaaacctTTACCAACTCGGTTAAATATTTACCTGTTTCATCTTCTCCTATTTGACTATCTTTTCATTATCTTCAGATTTTGGCAAAACCTCACACTTGTTTGAAACCCggatttaattgttataatcTATCAATTATAGTGGTCTGTGTTTTAGATGCATGATCTTTTTAGTTTGTGTTGAAAAATTACAAGGAAGTAAATAATGGTAGCAAAATAGTTTTACGATAGCTATAAGTATAGGTTATAATAATACAAACcttttaactatatatattgatgTAAAAGGTTTAAATATTGAGTGGATTACCCATCTAAGACTAGCATTACAAATCAAGAAATGTCAAAATGGTAAGACAAATGGTTTCATCCAAAACTatcaaaattaactaaatgaGTTTAGTATtacaaattaaactcaaaatactaaatctaaacatgaaatttgaattatattacattataAATGGATGGTTTGATTGAAaactatgaaaattaactaaatgaGTTTAGTATtacaaattaaactcaaaatactaaatctaaacgtgaaatttgaattataatacaTTATAAATCGATTCCATCATGAGTTGCTAACAAGCCTCTAATGATTGATTGTTATTGGGTTAGTTGACTACACATTGATATATtacaataactaaaaattGCAAACTAGTTACTATATAAATGGAAAATATGTCTGATGAAAATAGGTTATGATGTAACCATTATGAATTGacctaataattaaaaaatatgagacGGTGCTCGTAAGGTGGTAATAAAGAATACTTACGATCGGTTATAGAAACAACGATAGGGTATGGAATATAATAGGTGTACACTAAAATGGTCAATTTTGTCATTCAGGCATGGGAGTCtatgtattacaattatttttgttttatgaaaagaattacaaatttgattggTGTCCTAATTTTATCTGATGTATGAGGTAAAGATGTGGGTGTGACATTTTCAGATTAGAATATGATATATGTTTCCATTTCCAAGGTAGTTTTCTAatgatttatttcttttcttatattgTACTACCTACTAcgtataatataaaaataattttcacttttggaTTTATTTACTCACGACCACATCCACCCTTTacttttcaatcaaaatgatataaaaatttcaactttttatagTCAAATAgacaagtttaaaaaaatggaaaataaaaagaaaagggtaaaGAACTTTGACCTTTCTCCTCGGAATCTTAagtaaaaaatgcaaaaaatttactatttatttccTCACAAAAATGATCCTCTTAAAACGACTTGTCGCATCCTAAATTTTCTCGAAACTCACATTACAAATGTCATATACAATAGTTACCCTTTTTAGTTCTTTCAAAAACCACACTTGTTATCatctataataatattaataaatacattaacTCAATTATTAAACTCTAATTAATATTGGTATTGGAACCCTTGGACATCTTAAATAATTGAACTTGATAATTGTTTTCTATATATGCATATGAAGATTTATATgagatatcaaatatatatatccattaaACCCTAATATCGTTTTAATCAAGATTCTTATACCATtgaataactaaatttatCGTAATCAACCATTAACATAAACGTTTAAGTTGATTGGTAATTTAACCTAAGTTGTTTTCCTCAACTTAGTTAGTTGAGATGTTCCGATGTACTAATGGACCgatctcatatatatatatttttaaaaaaaaatgagttgttttcaaatatatatagtaaaataaacaaaaatatttaccaatatAACAAAGTATTACTAAAGGATATCGATAAACTACCATgaattataattgataaagaaagaatatgttagtatttgaaaatatgaaaggTCAAATCTGTATTATGAATGGGTAGATGGAATGAAATTGTTGTAGGTTAGGGAGGGGCGGGGGAGAGATTGAGAAATGAGTTTAGTTAAGAGAGGGggggtttgttttgttttgtttggataTGTGTTGTTATTTAGGATTAGGTTTaaggagagaagaaagagCCCTAAAAGGGACCCCTATctaaagaaagagaggaacAGTGTCCTTTGTAGTCGGCAAAGAGATTACTTTTAGTCACGTTTAAGGGTcagaacaaaataattaattttgaaaagaaaaataaatgaataaatgaataagagaggaaaaaaagaaagagagggagaggagAAAATGGTGGGGTATTAGGGTGAGGGGGGGGTCCTTGAAAGAAAGGGCAGGCTGCCTCCTCTGAATTCAAAGTAGATTTATTGATCGTAGTTTTGCCCTAAATCCAAGCACCAAATCCTTGCCGGACTTTATCAATTGtactattttctatatttccattctttttaagtttctttttttttttttttttactgtttttttttttttaaattataaatttgttt
This is a stretch of genomic DNA from Cucumis sativus cultivar 9930 chromosome 4, Cucumber_9930_V3, whole genome shotgun sequence. It encodes these proteins:
- the LOC116403258 gene encoding transcription factor bHLH140, encoding MDYNFPASNPSSCGSSSGGGGGGGKEKMKKNNNNHGGAGKRSKGVVKLSTDPQSVAARERRHRISDRFKILQSLVPGGTKMDTVSMLDEAIHYVKFLKTQIWLHQTMINFVDYDSNSSAAVSAAATANSGFPFEQIASGEYNNMNNLLYPQNDVVKMEEPNFLPQLDPNNNNNVYFPSDHQDQFISSSYDPYINF